The Bombus fervidus isolate BK054 chromosome 6, iyBomFerv1, whole genome shotgun sequence genome contains a region encoding:
- the LOC139987888 gene encoding facilitated trehalose transporter Tret1 has product MAPTHVQEEIEGRYKEYAYSPVPTSCTSTVYYSPTLGKYPIKFGGSLPKYRTIGDHDKCPAAEMTEKGSTLLQYLAAAAANLCCVAAGALLGWTSPILPRLQGEVTDNPLGRKITPDENSWIGSLVSVGAVVGSFAAGYLAERCGRKNTLLLSSVPFLIGWILIATAGVVYQLYAARIILGIALSFAFTVVPMYCGEIAETSVRGALGSFLQLFVSFGLLYAYCIGPFVSYLTFAILCGIIPVVFVACFFMMPESPYHLLKINKREEAIKALAWLRCKSPASVQKEADEMQAAIDEAFKSKAKIGDLFNVKANLKALIYTCLLVTFQQCSGINVVLFYMGSIFQAAHSALPDSISTLIVGSVQVVASGVTPVIVDRLGRRLLLITSGVGEIVSLIALGLYMFLQDVSKSDVSAISWLPIVSLVIFIAVYCIGWGPLPWTVMGEMFASNVKSKASGITVCVCWLVSFFITKFANNLQDVFGQFALFWIFAVFCVASVLFTVLILPETKGKSLQQIQDVLSGVDRSEIPEFGGSSKQ; this is encoded by the exons atGGCCCCCACCCACGTCCAGGAGGAAATAGAGGGGCGCTATAAAGAGTATGCCTATAGCCCTGTACCAACGAGTTGCACTTCGACGGTGTACTATTCACCCACCCTTGGAAAATATCCCATAAAGTTTGGTGGTAGCTTACCCAAGTATCGTACGATCGGTGACCACGACAAGTGTCCTGCCGCAGAAATGACGGAGAAGGGCTCGACGTTGCTTCAATACCTCGCCGCTGCAGCGG CAAATTTGTGCTGCGTTGCAGCCGGTGCTCTGTTAGGATGGACCAGTCCGATATTACCTAGGTTGCAGGGTGAAGTGACCGACAATCCTCTCGGCAGAAAGATCACCCCGGATGAAAACTCTTGGATCGGCTCGTTGGTCTCCGTGGGAGCGGTGGTTGGAAGTTTCGCAGCTGGATATTTAGCGGAGAG ATGCGGTAGGAAGAACACGCTGCTACTCAGCTCGGTACCATTTCTGATCGGTTGGATCCTAATCGCAACAGCTGGCGTCGTGTACCAATTGTACGCGGCACGAATAATTCTCGGTATCGCCTTGTCGTTCGCTTTCACGGTCGTTCCTATGTACTGCGGCGAAATCGCCGAG ACGTCCGTCAGAGGTGCTCTAGGATCCTTCTTGCAACTGTTCGTCAGTTTCGGTCTCCTATATGCGTACTGCATCGGGCCGTTCGTATCGTATCTGACGTTTGCCATACTCTGCGGCATTATACCCGTCGTATTCGTCGCTTGTTTCTTCATGATGCCCGAATCGCCGTATCATTTGCTGAAGATCAACAAGAGAGAAGAAGCGATCAAAGCTTTGGCCTGGTTACGATGCAAGTCTCCCGCTAGCGTGCAAAAGGAAGCGGACGAAATGCAG GCTGCCATCGACGAAGCGTTCAAGAGCAAGGCGAAAATCGGCGATTTATTCAACGTGAAGGCGAACCTTAAAGCATTGATATATACGTGCTTGCTCGTGACGTTCCAACAGTGCAGTGGTATCAACGTGGTCCTCTTCTATATGGGATCCATCTTCCAGGCTGCGCACAGTGCGCTACCCGACTCCATATCGACTCTGATCGTCGGTAGCGTGCAAGTGGTTGCTTCCGGGGTCACGCCGGTGATCGTCGACAGACTTGGTAGAAGATTGCTGCTCATTACCTCCGGCGTTGGCGAGATTGTCTCCTTG ATCGCCCTTGGTCTGTACATGTTCCTGCAAGATGTTTCAAAATCGGACGTTAGCGCCATATCGTGGCTTCCTATAGTGTCGCTGGTCATCTTCATCGCGGTATATTGCATAGGCTGGGGTCCTCTCCCATGGACCGTGATGGGTGAGATGTTCGCATCGAACGTGAAATCGAAGGCTTCCGGAATCACCGTGTGCGTGTGCTGGTTGGTCTCTTTCTTCATCACCAAGTTCGCCAACAATCTGCAGGATGTATTCGGCCAATTCGCCTTGTTCTGGATCTTTGCCGTATTCTGCGTGGCGAGCGTGTTGTTCACGGTGCTGATATTACCGGAGACGAAGGGAAAGAGCCTGCAACAGATTCAAGACGTGTTGAGCGGCGTCGACCGTTCGGAGATACCCGAGTTCGGAGGCTCGAGTAAACAGTGA
- the LOC139987892 gene encoding facilitated trehalose transporter Tret1: MEGTGMINDAAVRQESRKLWQYLASISACILVVGVGTALAWTSPVLPQLYAADSWLIITKEQGSWISSLLALGAIAGALGSGPMADKMGRKKSLLLLSVPFLLSWGIILVATEAKLLYIARFLVGIAVGAGCVLGPTYISEISEVSTRGTLGALFQLFLTVGIFAAFILGSVLNYTMLALVCALIVVFFLATFYWMPESPVWLVNQNRKQEATSALSVLRGENYDPKQELNEMQKEAEANTGKKPSLSDMAKDPVNKKAMIASFGMMFFQQASGVNAVIFYTVMIFEASGSSMAPELSSILVALVQLVMSGVAALIVDRAGRKPLLMISTSVISVSLIALGYYFQQKDGGNDVSSLGWLPLVSLIVFTIAFSIGLGPIPWMLMGELFATETKAVASSVAVMVNWTLVFIVTKTFPMMNKELGADMTFWIFAVVMACATAFTHVLVPETKGKTYQQIHDELQGGPSVDKSVQRMKTIA, translated from the exons ATGGAAGGCACGGGAATGATTAATGACGCGGCCGTCCGCCAGGAGAGCAGGAAGCTGTGGCAGTACCTCGCTTCTATTTCCG CGTGTATACTGGTGGTCGGTGTGGGCACGGCTCTGGCATGGACCTCACCGGTGCTTCCACAGCTGTACGCAGCCGATTCGTGGCTGATCATCACCAAGGAACAGGGTTCCTGGATCAGCTCTCTACTCGCACTGGGAGCCATCGCCGGTGCTCTAGGTTCGGGACCGATGGCGGACAAAATGGGACGAAAAAAGTCTCTTCTTCTGCTATCCGTTCCATTCTTGCTCTCCTGGGGTATCATCCTTGTCGCCACCGAAGCGAAGCTTCTTTACATCGCCAGATTTTTGGTCGGTATCGCCGTTGGCGCAGGATGCGTCCTCGGACCGACCTACATCTCCGAAATCTCCGAAGTCTCGACCAGAGGAACGCTGGGCGCGCTATTTCAGCTGTTTCTCACCGTTGGAATTTTCGCCGCGTTTATCCTCGGAAGCGTTCTCAACTACACCATGTTGGCCCTTGTGTGCGCTCTTATCGTCGTTTTCTTCTTGGCTACCTTCTATTGGATGCCCGAATCTCCTGTCTGGTTGGTG AATCAAAACAGAAAGCAAGAAGCCACGTCGGCGTTGTCGGTACTCAGAGGAGAGAACTACGATCCCAAACAGGAACTGAACGAGATGCAAAAGGAAGCAGAGGCGAACACGGGCAAGAAGCCCAGCCTCTCCGACATGGCGAAAGACCCGGTTAACAAGAAGGCTATGATCGCTTCCTTCGGTATGATGTTCTTTCAGCAGGCTTCCGGCGTAAACGCCGTCATCTTCTACACGGTGATGATCTTCGAGGCATCCGGAAGCTCGATGGCGCCGGAACTGTCGTCCATTCTCGTCGCGTTAGTTCAG TTGGTAATGTCAGGCGTGGCGGCGTTGATCGTGGATAGAGCGGGAAGGAAACCGCTGCTCATGATTTCCACCAGCGTTATATCGGTCAGCCTGATCGCGCTTGGATATTACTTCCAGCAGAAAGACGGTGGAAACGACGTCAGCTCGCTAGGCTGGTTGCCGCTGGTCTCTCTGATCGTCTTCACGATCGCCTTCTCCATCGG ATTGGGTCCGATACCATGGATGTTGATGGGTGAGCTGTTCGCCACGGAAACAAAAGCGGTCGCCTCCAGCGTCGCGGTCATGGTAAACTGGACGTTGGTGTTCATCGTAACAAAAACGTTCCCGATGATGAACAAGGAGTTAGGTGCCGACATGACGTTCTGGATCTTTGCCGTGGTGATGGCTTGCGCCACGGCGTTTACGCACGTCTTGGTCCCGGAAACCAAGGGCAAAACCTACCAACAGATCCACGACGAACTTCAAGGTGGCCCTAGCGTGGATAAATCGGTTCAACGGATGAAAACTATCGCCTGA